A window of Mixophyes fleayi isolate aMixFle1 chromosome 10, aMixFle1.hap1, whole genome shotgun sequence contains these coding sequences:
- the LOC142103553 gene encoding uncharacterized protein LOC142103553, with the protein MHPETRVGSRDRPCAEAQDQTTAERREEVIQDTSGGQATAVSLGQTSVGDGNPAPADHQAGIRGLAEQAIAPSTLKTYQSAWRRWLLFSRQKDQSEAGQQDAMLAFMWDRYSEGDSRTTMASTLAGISFMAKLHGYLDVTKGFLINKALRGWGRVRPSHADTRLPITSNILEDLIGNVGLVTLDSYEKLLFSLAFSMAYFGAFRISELVARSRGHQESGLRVEHVSLGEGILACKIVKSKTDQSGRGSWVQLTSQQPCLICPVRLASLFMSKRPHANLFLCHANGIPLTKYQFATILKRTLQSINLNSTLYGTHSFRIGAATSAALAGSSSEAIKALGRWKSAAFKSYVRIDKVVD; encoded by the exons ATGCATCCGGAGACGAGGGTCGGCAGTCGCGACCGTCCGTGTGCTGAGGCTCAGGATCAGACGACGGCAGAACGAAGGGAGGAAGTGATCCAGGACACGTCAGGAGGACAGGCCACAGCGGTGTCGCTAGGGCAGACATCTGTCGGTGATGGGaatcctgctcctgctg atcatcaagccggcataagagggctcGCGGAACAAGcaatagctccctccaccctgaaaaCATATCAGTCGGCGTGGAGACGGTGGTTGCTTTTCAGCAGAcaaaaggaccaatcagaggcAGGTCAGCAAGATgccatgctagcctttatgtgggatagGTACTCGGAGGGAGATTCAAGGACTACTATGGCATCCACCCTGGCCGGGATATCATTTATGGCTAAGCTGCACGGTTACCTTGACGTCACAAAAGGATTTTTGATTAATAAGGCCCTGAGGGGATGGGGGAGAGTCCGTCCCTCTCATGCCGATACCCGTTTACCGATTACTTCTAACATTTTGGAAGATCTGATAGGGAATGTGGGGTTGGTTACCTTAGATAGTTACGAGaaacttttatttagtttggccttTTCCATGGCTTATTTTGGAGCCTTTCGCATCTCAGAGTTGGTAGCCAGGTCCAGGGGACATCAGGAGTCAGGTTTGAGAGTTgagcatgtcagtctgggcgaagggatcttagcctgcaaaatagttaaatCAAAGACTGACCAAAGCGGCAGGGGATCATGGGTCCAGTTAACCTCCCAGCAGCCATGTCTTATTTGCCCGGTCAGGTTAGCATCATTGTTTATGAGTAAAAGACCTCATGCTAATTTGTTTCTGTGTCACGCTAATGGTATACCGTTGACAAAATATCAATTCGCGACCATTTTAAAACGTACCTTGCAGTCTATTAATTTAAACAGTACATTATACGGgacacactcatttaggatcggtgcAGCTACATCCGCTGCCTTGGCAGGTTCTTCTAGCGAAGCTATAAAAGCACTGGGGCGATGGAAATCTGCGGCTTTTAAGTCATATGttagaattgacaaggttgttGACTGA